In Hyphomicrobium denitrificans 1NES1, one DNA window encodes the following:
- the pyrH gene encoding UMP kinase produces the protein MASRGSNLKYKRLLLKLSGEALMGKQTYGIDMSVADRLARDIAEATSSGAEIAVVIGGGNIFRGLSGAAKGMDRATADYMGMLATVMNALAFQNALDHRGVAARVLSAIPMPTVCESYVRPKALSYLAKSQVVLFAAGTGNPFFTTDTAAVLRAIEMNCDAVLKATQVDGVYSADPKKHPDAKRFDRLSYAEVLANDLKVMDGAAIALARDNGLPLIVVSIEEPGNLLKVLRGEARQTIIEATG, from the coding sequence ATGGCGTCGCGAGGGTCAAATCTCAAATACAAGCGGCTGCTGCTGAAGCTCTCGGGCGAAGCACTGATGGGCAAGCAGACTTACGGCATCGACATGTCGGTCGCAGACAGGTTGGCGCGCGACATTGCCGAGGCGACGTCGTCAGGAGCTGAGATCGCCGTCGTCATCGGCGGAGGCAACATCTTTCGCGGTCTTTCAGGCGCAGCCAAGGGTATGGACCGGGCGACCGCCGACTACATGGGCATGCTTGCAACGGTCATGAACGCGCTGGCGTTCCAGAATGCGCTCGATCACAGAGGTGTTGCGGCGCGCGTCCTGTCCGCCATTCCGATGCCCACGGTCTGTGAAAGCTACGTTCGCCCGAAGGCGTTGAGCTACCTCGCCAAGTCACAGGTCGTGCTATTCGCAGCCGGCACGGGCAATCCCTTTTTCACGACGGATACAGCCGCCGTGCTGCGCGCCATCGAGATGAATTGCGATGCCGTTTTGAAGGCTACCCAGGTTGACGGCGTCTACTCGGCGGACCCCAAAAAGCACCCCGACGCCAAGCGCTTTGACCGGCTGAGCTACGCTGAAGTTTTAGCTAATGATCTCAAAGTGATGGATGGAGCGGCCATTGCGCTTGCCCGGGACAACGGACTTCCGCTAATTGTGGTTTCCATCGAAGAACCGGGCAATCTCCTGAAAGTGCTGCGCGGCGAAGCGCGTCAGACGATCATCGAGGCCACCGGTTGA
- a CDS encoding isoprenyl transferase, protein MAAAAKLSDDQTCALAPPRHVAIIMDGNGRWAKERGLPRTLGHRQGVEAVRRAVRTAIELKITFLTIFSFSSENWKRPAEEVDDLMGLMKRFIRRDLAELHEAGVCIRVIGQRQHVDSELTKLIDEAVELTKGNDRLTLVIAFNYGSRSEIAGAARKLAAEVAAGKLDPSAITVERMANALDTSGIPDPDLLIRTSGEMRLSNFLLWQTAYSEFVFLDCYWPDFDKAAFEGAILEFRSRERRFGGLTQRSTA, encoded by the coding sequence GTGGCGGCAGCAGCGAAGCTATCCGATGATCAAACGTGCGCTCTCGCGCCGCCGCGGCACGTCGCTATCATCATGGATGGTAACGGACGCTGGGCGAAAGAGCGCGGCCTTCCCCGGACGCTCGGTCATCGTCAGGGGGTCGAAGCCGTGCGCCGCGCCGTGCGCACCGCGATCGAACTCAAGATAACCTTTCTGACCATCTTCAGCTTTTCGTCGGAGAACTGGAAGCGCCCGGCTGAAGAGGTCGACGATTTGATGGGCCTGATGAAGCGCTTCATCCGGCGCGATCTCGCGGAGCTGCACGAGGCGGGCGTCTGCATCAGGGTTATCGGGCAGCGACAGCATGTCGACAGCGAGCTGACGAAGCTCATCGACGAGGCGGTCGAGCTGACAAAGGGCAACGACCGGCTGACGCTCGTCATCGCTTTCAATTACGGCTCCCGAAGCGAGATCGCGGGTGCGGCACGAAAACTTGCGGCCGAGGTCGCCGCAGGCAAGCTCGATCCTTCGGCCATTACTGTCGAACGGATGGCCAACGCGCTCGACACGTCCGGTATTCCCGACCCCGATCTTTTGATCCGCACGTCCGGCGAAATGCGTCTATCCAATTTCCTGCTATGGCAGACGGCTTATTCCGAATTCGTATTCCTCGACTGCTACTGGCCGGATTTCGACAAGGCTGCGTTCGAAGGTGCGATCCTCGAATTCCGCTCGCGGGAGCGCCGCTTCGGCGGTTTAACGCAACGCTCGACGGCGTGA
- the rseP gene encoding RIP metalloprotease RseP yields MDFLATLVTGIWQYGIMFLLVLTLVVFIHELGHFLVARWCGVTVKAFSIGFGPEIYGFYDKYGTRWRFAWIPLGGYVKFIDDDNASSQRSSVATKGLSPSERAGAFHSKPVSSRAAVVAAGPIANFLLATVLYAALNATVGIHVLPALVDGVVPNSPAAQAGFLTGDQITAINDTQIDKFEDLQRIVGSSAGEPLTFTIERNGEKLTLKVTPTVDEQRDAFGRTYRRGLIGIQRSVSADKVRTVDVSLPQAVLLGVGETYSNISQTIGGLWDIATRRQSAEQMGGPIMMAEVTAKVAELGIEPMLRWIAFISANIGFLNLLPIPVLDGGHLLFYAYEAVRRKPASERMQQMGFQVGLAVLMMLVVFVNFNDIMNVWRRLTGTG; encoded by the coding sequence ATGGACTTTCTGGCGACGCTAGTCACGGGGATCTGGCAGTACGGCATCATGTTCCTGCTGGTGCTGACGCTAGTCGTGTTCATTCACGAGCTCGGCCATTTTCTGGTTGCGCGCTGGTGCGGGGTGACCGTCAAAGCCTTTTCGATCGGCTTCGGGCCTGAAATCTATGGCTTTTACGACAAGTACGGGACGCGCTGGCGGTTCGCGTGGATTCCGCTTGGCGGATACGTCAAGTTCATCGACGACGACAATGCATCGTCGCAACGCTCGTCCGTCGCGACGAAGGGCCTGTCGCCTTCCGAGCGTGCCGGAGCGTTTCATTCCAAGCCCGTTTCTTCCCGTGCCGCAGTTGTTGCGGCCGGACCGATCGCGAATTTCCTTCTGGCGACGGTGCTCTATGCTGCGCTTAATGCGACGGTCGGCATCCATGTCTTGCCGGCACTTGTCGATGGGGTCGTTCCCAATTCGCCTGCGGCGCAGGCGGGCTTTCTGACGGGCGATCAAATCACGGCCATCAACGATACCCAGATCGATAAATTTGAGGATCTTCAGCGCATTGTCGGCTCAAGCGCGGGCGAGCCGTTGACGTTCACCATCGAGCGCAACGGCGAGAAACTGACGCTCAAAGTGACACCGACCGTCGACGAGCAGCGCGATGCATTCGGACGTACCTACAGGCGCGGCCTCATCGGCATCCAGCGCTCGGTTTCTGCGGATAAGGTGAGGACCGTCGACGTAAGCCTTCCCCAGGCCGTTCTGCTCGGCGTGGGTGAAACTTACAGCAACATCAGCCAGACCATCGGGGGACTTTGGGACATCGCTACCCGCCGTCAGTCCGCCGAGCAGATGGGTGGCCCGATCATGATGGCCGAGGTCACCGCGAAGGTGGCCGAGCTCGGGATTGAGCCCATGCTCCGCTGGATCGCGTTCATCTCGGCAAACATTGGATTTTTGAACTTGCTGCCGATCCCCGTCTTGGATGGTGGGCACCTTTTGTTCTACGCTTACGAGGCGGTGCGCCGGAAGCCCGCCAGCGAACGCATGCAGCAGATGGGATTCCAAGTCGGTCTGGCGGTGCTGATGATGTTGGTCGTTTTCGTGAATTTCAACGACATTATGAACGTTTGGCGGCGTCTCACCGGCACCGGCTGA
- the bamA gene encoding outer membrane protein assembly factor BamA yields MQRIQVIVAGLRLLLALAFVSPVIAMGDATWGSGAAFAQGVIKNIEVVGSRRVEPETVRSYLQFNVGDSYSAAKVDASIKALFATGLFADVSIQPKGSTIVVSVKENPIINQVAFEGNSEVDTATLSGEVQLKARSVFTRAKAQADVQRILDVYRRQGLFAASVEPKLIQLEESRVNLVFEITEGSATKVKGINFVGNHAFSDSQLRDVISTTQVGWFDFLKGTSIYDPDRMNLDRELIRQYYLKNGYADASVTAANAEIDPDGTGFIITFAVDEGPLYNFGAINIESSLPGVKPDDYRSQLLTQAGEVYDASEIDKTSEKLTLAVADAGYAFARVRPRATPDVANHTISISYVVDEGPRIYIERINVIGNTRTKDFVIRREFRLAEGDAFNSLMVDRAKKRLKALGIFKDVDIKRRPGSAPDRVVLDVMVQEQSTGELSFGAGYSTNEGVIGDVSITERNLFGNGQYLRLGLAGSFQRMQVDLSFTEPRFLDRNLSAGFDLFYKQLDYQQESGFDQRKAGGQVRLGFPIAENLWMQTSYGISRDEIFNVDDQASVAIKEACGAKVYTSGSDPECQNKGYWTSLVGTSITYDKRNNAQNPTSGYFLQAGTDFAGLGGDAQYWRVNAEARGYYPITDKITFVGRAIGGTIQGWGGQDVRLLDAFFKGGETVRGFDRAGYGPRDITAGGRNDALGGQTYWATTAEIRFPLPYVPEDLGLSGAIFADAGSLFGATGGAEAVLAGCTTPDGKPCLADSNSIRSSVGASLMWNSPVGPIRMDFAKVLTKEKYDETQFFRFGASSRF; encoded by the coding sequence ATGCAGAGAATTCAGGTCATCGTGGCGGGCTTGCGCCTACTGTTGGCGCTCGCGTTTGTCTCGCCAGTGATCGCGATGGGGGATGCCACCTGGGGGTCGGGTGCGGCATTCGCTCAGGGCGTCATCAAAAACATCGAGGTCGTCGGCAGCCGGCGTGTCGAGCCGGAGACCGTGCGCTCGTACCTGCAGTTCAACGTGGGCGACAGCTATAGCGCCGCAAAGGTCGACGCGTCGATCAAGGCGCTGTTCGCGACGGGCCTTTTCGCTGACGTCTCGATTCAGCCCAAGGGCTCGACGATCGTCGTGTCTGTCAAAGAAAACCCGATCATCAACCAGGTTGCCTTCGAAGGTAACAGCGAGGTCGATACGGCGACGCTCTCGGGCGAGGTGCAGCTTAAGGCACGCTCGGTCTTTACGCGCGCCAAGGCTCAGGCCGACGTGCAGCGCATCCTCGACGTCTATCGCCGCCAGGGCCTCTTTGCTGCGAGCGTTGAGCCGAAGCTCATTCAGCTCGAAGAGAGCCGCGTGAACCTGGTGTTCGAGATCACCGAAGGCTCGGCGACGAAAGTCAAAGGCATCAACTTCGTCGGCAATCACGCGTTCAGCGACAGCCAGCTGCGCGACGTCATTTCGACGACGCAGGTGGGTTGGTTCGACTTCTTGAAGGGAACGTCGATCTATGATCCGGACCGAATGAACCTCGACCGCGAGCTGATCCGGCAATATTACCTCAAGAACGGATATGCCGACGCCTCCGTCACCGCCGCGAACGCTGAAATCGATCCCGACGGGACGGGCTTCATCATCACGTTCGCTGTGGATGAAGGACCTCTCTACAATTTCGGTGCCATCAACATAGAGAGTTCGCTTCCTGGCGTGAAGCCGGACGACTATCGCAGCCAGCTTCTGACGCAAGCGGGCGAGGTCTACGACGCCTCCGAGATCGACAAGACGAGTGAAAAGCTGACGCTTGCCGTGGCCGACGCCGGGTACGCCTTCGCCCGCGTTCGTCCGCGCGCGACGCCGGACGTTGCAAATCATACGATCTCGATCTCGTATGTCGTCGACGAAGGTCCACGAATCTACATCGAGCGCATCAACGTTATCGGCAATACGCGCACCAAGGATTTCGTAATCCGCCGCGAATTCCGTCTGGCCGAAGGCGATGCGTTCAACTCGCTGATGGTCGATCGCGCCAAAAAGCGCCTGAAGGCGCTTGGCATCTTCAAGGATGTCGATATCAAGCGGCGTCCGGGCTCGGCGCCGGACCGTGTCGTTCTCGACGTCATGGTCCAGGAACAGTCGACGGGCGAGCTTTCGTTCGGTGCGGGCTACTCGACGAACGAGGGTGTGATCGGTGACGTGTCGATCACGGAACGCAACCTGTTCGGCAACGGGCAGTATCTGCGATTGGGTCTCGCTGGTTCCTTCCAGCGTATGCAGGTTGACCTGTCGTTCACGGAACCGCGGTTCCTCGACCGCAACCTGTCTGCTGGTTTCGATCTCTTCTACAAGCAGCTCGACTACCAGCAGGAGTCCGGCTTCGATCAGCGCAAGGCCGGCGGTCAGGTGCGTCTCGGCTTCCCGATTGCCGAGAACCTGTGGATGCAGACGAGCTACGGCATTTCGCGCGACGAGATCTTCAATGTTGACGATCAAGCTTCCGTGGCAATCAAAGAAGCTTGCGGCGCAAAAGTTTATACCAGTGGCTCTGATCCTGAGTGTCAAAACAAAGGATACTGGACGTCGCTTGTCGGAACGTCAATTACCTACGACAAGCGCAACAACGCCCAGAACCCAACCAGCGGCTACTTCCTGCAAGCGGGTACCGATTTTGCGGGCCTTGGCGGTGACGCTCAATACTGGCGAGTCAACGCCGAAGCACGCGGCTACTACCCGATCACCGACAAAATCACGTTTGTTGGTCGCGCCATCGGCGGTACGATCCAGGGTTGGGGCGGTCAGGACGTCCGCTTGCTCGACGCGTTCTTCAAGGGCGGCGAGACGGTGCGCGGCTTCGATCGCGCGGGTTACGGTCCGCGTGACATCACAGCGGGTGGTCGTAACGACGCTCTAGGTGGCCAGACGTACTGGGCGACGACTGCGGAAATTCGCTTCCCGCTTCCCTACGTGCCTGAGGATCTAGGCCTAAGCGGCGCGATCTTCGCGGATGCCGGCTCGCTGTTCGGTGCCACGGGCGGAGCAGAAGCGGTGCTTGCCGGGTGTACTACTCCGGATGGCAAGCCTTGTCTTGCGGATAGCAACTCAATCCGCTCGTCAGTGGGCGCCAGCTTGATGTGGAACTCGCCGGTCGGCCCGATTCGCATGGACTTCGCAAAAGTCCTGACGAAAGAGAAATACGACGAGACGCAGTTCTTCCGCTTCGGCGCATCGAGCCGGTTCTAG
- a CDS encoding 1-deoxy-D-xylulose-5-phosphate reductoisomerase: MKPTAAAGFDWPETARPCRLTVLGATGSVGKSTLDLVGRAPERFEVMALTAQSNAPALAALARQHRAKLAVIGDEKCLGQLRDELAGTGIRTSAGSGALVEAALMPADCVMAAIVGAAGLRPTFAAASRGRRVALANKECLVSAGHVFTAEVKRSGAELLPVDSEHSAAFQALTGAEPGSIEKIVLTASGGPFRTWAREALENATPEQALKHPNWSMGAKITIDSATLMNKGLELIEAFHLFPVAADALDCVVHPQSIVHCLVSYVDGSVLAQMAAPDMRTPIAVALAWPGRMVAPTERLDLARLGSLTFEAPDETRFPALRVARSALRRGDTAPAVLNAANEIGVQAFLNRRIKFLEIARLVEETLDVAERQGAICPAQCLDDILLIDELARRLAEDALNRY; encoded by the coding sequence ATGAAACCGACGGCGGCAGCGGGATTCGACTGGCCGGAGACGGCGCGGCCTTGTCGCCTGACTGTTCTCGGTGCGACCGGATCGGTCGGCAAGAGCACGCTCGACCTCGTCGGCCGCGCACCTGAGCGGTTCGAAGTCATGGCGCTGACGGCGCAGTCGAACGCGCCGGCGCTTGCGGCACTAGCGCGCCAGCATCGCGCCAAGCTCGCCGTGATCGGCGATGAAAAATGCCTTGGCCAGCTTCGCGACGAATTGGCGGGCACCGGCATCCGTACCTCTGCCGGAAGCGGGGCTCTTGTCGAAGCCGCTCTGATGCCGGCTGATTGCGTGATGGCTGCCATCGTCGGCGCAGCCGGCCTGCGTCCAACCTTTGCCGCGGCGTCGCGGGGACGGCGCGTTGCGCTTGCCAACAAGGAATGCCTGGTTTCCGCAGGGCATGTCTTTACCGCCGAGGTCAAGCGTTCCGGTGCCGAGCTTTTGCCGGTCGACAGCGAGCATTCGGCCGCCTTTCAGGCGCTCACCGGAGCGGAGCCTGGATCGATCGAGAAGATCGTGCTGACCGCGTCGGGCGGTCCGTTCCGCACATGGGCCCGCGAGGCGCTCGAAAATGCAACGCCCGAACAGGCTCTCAAACACCCGAACTGGTCGATGGGAGCCAAGATCACGATCGACAGCGCGACCCTGATGAACAAGGGCCTCGAGTTGATCGAGGCGTTCCACCTGTTTCCAGTTGCCGCAGACGCGCTCGATTGTGTCGTGCATCCGCAATCGATCGTGCACTGCCTCGTCAGCTACGTCGACGGATCGGTACTGGCGCAGATGGCGGCTCCCGACATGCGAACACCAATCGCGGTGGCGCTCGCGTGGCCGGGACGCATGGTGGCGCCGACCGAGCGGCTCGACCTCGCGCGTCTTGGATCGCTGACGTTCGAAGCACCCGATGAAACACGTTTTCCGGCACTCAGGGTGGCGCGCTCCGCGCTGCGGCGCGGCGATACGGCGCCTGCGGTTCTCAACGCTGCGAACGAAATCGGTGTCCAGGCATTCCTCAATCGCCGGATCAAATTCCTGGAGATCGCACGGCTGGTCGAGGAGACGCTCGATGTGGCGGAGCGACAGGGTGCCATATGCCCGGCGCAATGCCTCGATGACATCCTTTTAATCGATGAGCTTGCGCGTCGGCTGGCCGAAGACGCCCTCAATCGCTATTAA
- the frr gene encoding ribosome recycling factor produces the protein MSLVTHDINEIEKRMRASIDALKRELSGLRTGRASANLLDPVQVTVYGSRMPLNQVATVSVPEPRMISVQVWDRSNVMAVDKGIREANLGLNPIIDGQILRLPIPTLTADRRQELVKLAHKYAEQSKVAVRNVRREAMDLLKKLEKDGKMSQDDHRGHSEKVQELTDRIIKEVDATLVTKEAEIQKV, from the coding sequence ATGTCTTTGGTTACGCACGATATCAATGAAATCGAGAAGCGCATGCGCGCCTCGATCGACGCACTGAAAAGAGAGCTTTCCGGGCTTCGCACCGGACGGGCGAGCGCCAATCTGCTCGATCCTGTTCAGGTGACGGTTTATGGGTCCAGGATGCCGCTCAACCAGGTCGCGACCGTTTCGGTGCCGGAGCCGCGGATGATCTCGGTCCAGGTCTGGGATCGCAGCAACGTCATGGCGGTTGATAAAGGCATCCGGGAAGCCAATCTCGGGCTCAACCCGATCATCGACGGGCAGATCCTGCGCTTGCCGATACCGACGCTGACGGCCGATCGCCGGCAGGAGCTTGTCAAGCTTGCCCACAAATACGCCGAGCAATCGAAAGTCGCGGTTCGCAACGTCCGCCGTGAGGCAATGGACCTTTTGAAAAAGCTCGAAAAAGACGGCAAGATGAGCCAGGACGATCACCGTGGCCACTCCGAGAAGGTCCAGGAGCTGACGGACCGGATCATCAAGGAGGTTGACGCGACTCTCGTCACGAAAGAGGCTGAAATTCAGAAAGTATAG
- the lpxD gene encoding UDP-3-O-(3-hydroxymyristoyl)glucosamine N-acyltransferase gives MEHPGFFERAGPYTLFEVAQAAGAELPAGADPAMQIEDVRPLAEATRAHITFIDNKKYLAQLDVTEAGACLVAPPLAGRVPAGTVALVTRQPYHGFARALALFYPSAVHPIVSTPGAAPVDPTAHLEDGVLVEPGAVIGREARIGSGTRIAAGAVVGARVTIGRNCYVGPLATVTHALVGDRVIIHSGVRIGQDGFGFAMGPGGHLKVPQIGRVIIQDDVEIGANTTIDRGALKDTMIGEGTKIDNLCQIGHNVILGRHCVIVAMCGISGSTELGDYVVMGGQSGTVGHIKIGTGAQVGGASHPAHDVPAGARYFGTPAKPLRESAREQALLKRLAARDKGNAEDGSKGSSGS, from the coding sequence ATGGAGCATCCCGGGTTTTTCGAGCGGGCCGGGCCCTATACTCTATTCGAGGTCGCTCAAGCTGCAGGTGCCGAATTACCGGCTGGTGCCGATCCGGCCATGCAGATCGAGGATGTGCGGCCGCTGGCGGAGGCCACCCGCGCCCATATTACCTTTATCGATAACAAGAAATATCTGGCGCAGCTCGATGTGACCGAGGCCGGTGCGTGCCTCGTCGCGCCACCGCTTGCAGGCCGCGTTCCAGCCGGGACAGTCGCGCTCGTGACGCGGCAGCCCTACCACGGCTTCGCGCGGGCCCTGGCGCTATTCTACCCGTCGGCGGTGCATCCGATAGTGTCGACGCCCGGAGCCGCGCCAGTCGATCCGACCGCCCACCTAGAGGACGGCGTGCTGGTCGAGCCGGGGGCCGTGATCGGCCGGGAGGCTCGGATCGGCTCGGGGACACGGATCGCTGCAGGGGCCGTTGTCGGGGCGCGCGTCACGATCGGCCGGAACTGCTACGTTGGGCCTTTGGCGACGGTTACCCATGCCCTCGTCGGCGACCGCGTCATTATCCATTCGGGCGTCCGGATCGGTCAGGACGGGTTCGGATTTGCTATGGGTCCGGGGGGCCATCTCAAGGTGCCTCAGATCGGCCGCGTCATCATCCAGGACGACGTTGAGATTGGCGCCAATACAACAATAGATCGCGGTGCGCTGAAGGACACCATGATCGGCGAAGGCACGAAAATTGATAATCTTTGCCAGATCGGGCACAACGTCATCCTCGGCCGGCACTGTGTAATCGTGGCGATGTGCGGTATCTCGGGTTCGACCGAACTCGGCGATTACGTTGTCATGGGCGGCCAATCCGGCACCGTCGGACACATCAAAATCGGAACCGGCGCGCAGGTTGGCGGCGCGTCGCATCCGGCACACGACGTTCCGGCCGGCGCGAGATATTTCGGCACCCCGGCAAAACCGCTGCGCGAGTCGGCGCGCGAGCAGGCGCTGCTCAAGCGTCTCGCCGCGCGGGACAAAGGCAACGCCGAGGACGGCTCAAAAGGCTCGAGCGGAAGCTGA
- the tsf gene encoding translation elongation factor Ts yields the protein MTTITAADVKKLRDMTGAGMMDCKTALTETGGDIEAAVDWLRKKGLSKAAKKSGRIAADGLIGIVAKGREGAVVEVNSETDFVARNEQFQTLVRDITSLAPAAKGDIKALLAATYPDSKNTVETQLQEAVATIGENMTLRRTSSIAVKEGVVADYIHSRVADGLGKIGVLVALESAGDEPTLFEIGRMLAMHVAAASPLALDISAVPADVIEREKAILAEKNQGKKPEMLEKIVAGGIKAFAKENCLLEQQYIHDTTKTVAQAMKEAESRAGAPIKVAGYVRYALGEGIDKKEEDFGEEVRKLASGG from the coding sequence ATGACGACGATCACCGCCGCTGATGTGAAGAAGCTGCGCGACATGACCGGCGCAGGCATGATGGACTGCAAGACGGCGCTGACGGAGACGGGCGGCGATATCGAAGCGGCAGTCGACTGGCTGCGCAAGAAGGGTCTTTCGAAGGCCGCGAAGAAGTCGGGGCGTATTGCTGCCGACGGCCTTATCGGCATCGTCGCGAAGGGCCGCGAAGGCGCGGTCGTCGAAGTCAACTCGGAAACAGACTTTGTTGCGCGCAACGAGCAGTTCCAGACGCTCGTGCGCGATATCACCTCGCTCGCACCTGCCGCGAAGGGCGACATCAAGGCGTTGCTTGCCGCGACCTATCCAGATTCCAAGAATACCGTCGAGACGCAACTTCAGGAAGCCGTCGCGACGATCGGTGAGAACATGACGCTCCGGCGCACGTCCTCGATTGCGGTCAAGGAAGGTGTCGTCGCCGACTACATTCACAGTCGCGTTGCAGACGGCCTCGGCAAGATCGGCGTTCTCGTCGCGCTCGAAAGCGCCGGCGACGAGCCGACGCTTTTCGAGATCGGCCGCATGCTCGCGATGCATGTCGCGGCAGCGAGCCCGCTCGCTCTCGACATCTCCGCCGTTCCGGCCGATGTGATCGAGCGCGAGAAGGCGATCCTCGCCGAGAAGAACCAGGGCAAGAAGCCCGAGATGCTCGAGAAGATCGTTGCCGGCGGCATCAAGGCCTTCGCGAAGGAAAACTGCCTGCTTGAGCAGCAGTACATTCACGACACCACGAAGACCGTGGCGCAGGCCATGAAAGAAGCCGAGAGCCGGGCCGGGGCGCCGATCAAGGTTGCGGGCTATGTGCGTTACGCACTCGGCGAAGGCATCGATAAGAAGGAAGAGGATTTCGGCGAAGAAGTCCGCAAGCTCGCGAGCGGCGGCTAG
- a CDS encoding phosphatidate cytidylyltransferase, producing the protein MAADKPDDCWRSLLDRVGSLPPELSRRIVSGVAIGVVALAMTYWSPVLFAVLMFVVAAAMSWEWGRIVRRSAMPDTAMVVHILAVLLAAVLSATDMAGLAIASTIVGAIAVAAWTFGVGNAQLSGVGVLYTGLPVVALGWLRGDEPLGFLATLFVLLSVVVTDVGAYASGRILGGPKLWSEISPNKTWSGLVGGVLAAAAAGGLFAGLSGTGSAVWLASLGLILGIVAQGGDLAESALKRHFGLKDSSDLIPGHGGVMDRMDGIVTASVIAAMIAFAIDAYAPARALLYGS; encoded by the coding sequence ATGGCCGCCGACAAGCCTGACGATTGCTGGCGCTCGCTTCTGGACAGAGTTGGTTCTTTGCCACCCGAGCTTTCGAGGCGCATCGTGTCCGGTGTCGCCATCGGGGTCGTCGCTCTTGCGATGACGTATTGGAGCCCGGTGCTTTTCGCGGTCCTGATGTTCGTCGTCGCGGCAGCGATGAGCTGGGAATGGGGCAGGATCGTCCGGCGGTCGGCGATGCCCGATACGGCGATGGTCGTTCACATCCTTGCCGTGCTTCTCGCCGCCGTGTTGAGTGCTACCGACATGGCGGGTCTTGCTATTGCGTCGACGATTGTCGGGGCGATCGCTGTAGCTGCATGGACGTTCGGTGTCGGGAATGCGCAGCTTTCGGGCGTCGGTGTCCTTTATACCGGCCTTCCTGTCGTTGCGCTTGGATGGCTCAGAGGCGACGAGCCGCTCGGATTTCTGGCGACGCTTTTTGTGCTGCTGAGCGTCGTGGTGACGGATGTCGGCGCCTATGCGAGCGGACGAATACTCGGGGGGCCGAAATTATGGTCGGAAATTTCGCCCAACAAGACTTGGTCAGGGCTGGTCGGCGGCGTGCTTGCGGCAGCGGCGGCAGGCGGGCTATTTGCCGGGCTGTCAGGTACGGGTTCGGCGGTGTGGCTCGCTAGCCTCGGGCTCATTCTGGGTATTGTCGCGCAGGGCGGAGATTTGGCGGAATCGGCACTGAAGCGCCATTTTGGCCTGAAAGATAGTAGTGACCTGATCCCGGGGCACGGCGGAGTTATGGATCGGATGGACGGAATTGTTACAGCCAGCGTCATTGCTGCCATGATCGCGTTCGCGATCGATGCGTATGCGCCCGCGCGGGCGCTTCTTTATGGATCGTGA
- a CDS encoding 30S ribosomal protein S2, which yields MALPAFNMRQLLEAGVHFGHQAHRWNPKMAPFIYGSRNKIHILDLTQTVPMLHQALLKVSDTVAGGGRVLFVATKRQASDGIAEAAKRSAQYFINHRWLGGTLTNWKTVSQSIRRLRQLDDILADPQGRTKKEILNLTRERDKLNQSLGGIKDMGGTPDLLVVIDTNKESIAIQEARKLNIPIVAIVDTNCDPDGIDYPVPGNDDAGRAITLYCDLMARAALDGIERAQGAAGVDIGASDAPPAEDLPKVTFKGIEAPRGEADDLKRITGITPKLEQRLNDAGVYHFWQIADLDADHTAALDRQLKLKGQVVKEDWVGQAKKLVEAASV from the coding sequence ATGGCGCTTCCTGCCTTCAATATGCGTCAGCTTTTGGAAGCTGGCGTTCACTTCGGCCACCAGGCTCACCGCTGGAACCCCAAGATGGCACCGTTCATCTATGGGTCGCGGAACAAAATCCACATTCTCGATCTGACGCAGACGGTGCCGATGCTGCATCAGGCGCTGCTCAAGGTTTCCGATACGGTGGCCGGCGGCGGTCGCGTTCTTTTCGTTGCAACGAAGCGGCAGGCGTCTGACGGCATCGCGGAAGCCGCGAAGCGCAGTGCGCAGTACTTCATCAATCACCGCTGGCTAGGTGGTACGCTGACGAACTGGAAAACGGTCTCGCAGTCCATCCGACGCCTGCGTCAGCTCGACGATATTCTTGCCGATCCGCAGGGTCGCACGAAGAAAGAAATTCTGAACCTGACGCGCGAGCGCGACAAGCTCAATCAGTCGCTCGGCGGCATCAAGGACATGGGCGGCACGCCCGACCTTCTCGTCGTCATCGACACGAACAAGGAATCGATCGCGATCCAGGAAGCGCGCAAGCTGAACATTCCGATCGTGGCGATCGTCGATACGAACTGCGATCCGGACGGCATTGATTATCCGGTGCCGGGCAATGACGATGCCGGCCGCGCGATCACGCTCTATTGCGATCTGATGGCACGTGCTGCGCTCGACGGCATCGAGCGTGCACAGGGTGCTGCCGGTGTCGATATCGGTGCTTCGGACGCGCCTCCTGCTGAGGATCTGCCGAAGGTCACGTTCAAGGGCATCGAGGCTCCGCGTGGCGAAGCGGATGATTTGAAGCGCATCACTGGTATCACGCCGAAGCTCGAACAGCGTCTCAACGACGCCGGCGTCTACCACTTCTGGCAGATCGCTGATCTCGACGCCGACCATACGGCTGCTCTCGACCGGCAGCTGAAGCTCAAGGGCCAGGTCGTCAAAGAAGATTGGGTTGGCCAGGCTAAGAAGCTCGTGGAAGCAGCCTCGGTATAA